ATCGTCCACTAATACTTGGTTAAGAATGGTTTATTAATCATTTTGGCCTCTTTGGGTAATTGTAATTTAAGTTTTCAagcctttttctaattaaaaatagATAGCAATtagaattttacaatttagtcactaaGCCTTAATTAAACATAAGTTTGGCTAAATTGACTATCCAAATTTTAATTCATCTATCGGGTCGTTACAATCATCTTTTCCATTTTTTATGAAAGTCGCCTTTTGATGTAATTCAAATGATAGAAAAGAGGCTAAACTTGTTTTTTGAAGGCCCTTGAAATGGGATCATCCTTCCATCTATGATCAAGTCTAGATGACCCTTGGGAAGATCTAATTCGATTGCGCTCACAAAGGAGATAAAACCTATTTTCAAAATCAAGTCTCGTCAACCCTTGAAGCAAACTCAACCATCTAAGTTCAAGTCTCAAAAACCCTTGGATTGAAACTCTctccaaatctattttcaaaatcAAGTCTCGATGAATCTTGAAACATACACCATTAATTCAAGATCAAGTCTCAAAGACACTTGAATCCAATTAAATCAAATTCTCAAGCAAGCACTCTCCAGATCAAGTTTCAACTATCCTTGAAGCGACTAGTATCCTTTTTAATATCAAGTGTAAATGACCCTTGGGTTAAAAATCAACCAAAGAGAAAAATCAAATGAGTTTTCTTTGTAATTGGAAAATCCAAAAATTATATTTCTTTTCaaagtttataaataaaatttaactccAAGTTTTGTATGTACAATTAGTATAGATTGCAAACTCATACTTTCAAAATAATTGTTTGTATTTAATATGCTAGgagtttttaaatttaaaatttagtccttatactttaaattaaaaaagtaaaatttgtgcttttttttaatttaaaaatcttgGTCATGTTAACTTCCATCCAAATTTGATCCAATTTTGGCCATAGTTGTTCGCATATTATAAAAAGTGGCAAAATAACCTTTTTTAGtattcattaaaaattttatcttttaataaaaattgcAATTTTTTAAgatacaaaattattaaaaataaaaaaactctttaaaattcataaattaagaataaaaatatcttaaaattataaaaatataaaaaattaaaaaaattatttactcCTTAAATGCATTTGTTTGGATCGTATTAAATAAGATTTGAATAAATATTTCCTAATTTAAATCAATTCCGATTAAATTTAAATACACTATACAATTTTTCCCGTTTAAAATACagtatttaaaaatttaagatttaattataatatataaaatttgtataaataaaattaaaaaaaagacgGTGCAGTTTTGCTGATGCTTTTTAATGATGGTATGATTGTTTGATCTACTTGCCTTCAAAACTTTTACCTTTCAAGAGGTATGGGTAGAATTAGTGAAACCATGATGATGAATGTTACATAAGTTTGTACTTAAATTTCAAACAGCCATGATGCTGCCAGGAAAATGTTTTTGATTGTATGATATAAAAAGACAAAATTTAAAAGGTGTTTGGTAGGTAAGCAAGATGGGCAAAATTTTATAAAGTCAATCAATTCATCTAGCTTTCTCTTAATATAAAAAGTAGAGAAAATTTAGAGATTATAGATCCgtgtttgttttgaaatgttaaatataaaattggttGGAAAACAAAACCTCTATCCTTGGAAAATATCTGGAACACTTGCACACCTGTAATTCACCCTTTCATTTCTTTGTGGCTAAGTAATTTCCTTTCCCCTCCGTCAGTCATCCAACTATCAGTCTCAAATCATTTTATTACATCTCTACTctccatttatatatatatatatatatatcaccaaATCCCCTTATCTCTAAAATCTAAATCCTGCCAATTGATGGAGTTTCGTAGGCACCCGCCCTCCCCACCACCTCCAGACCCTTttgcaccaccaccaccaccaccgccATCACGACAAGATCCTTTTGCACCACCACCACCGCACTTATATGGTGCACCCCCACCACCTCCGCCTTACTATGCTGCACCTCCTCCTCCCGCACCCCCTCATCATCACCATCCACCGGGTCCACCGCCACCGCCTCATGCTTTTTCACCACCTCCTGGACCTCCTCCACCACCTTATTTTGATCCATATAGACCACCACCGCCTTGGAATCGCCCTCCTCCACCATACTAGCTAGCTATAAATAATTGCCTTGGGAGTTTTATATTTCAGCAGTGTACGAGCTTTATCTCCCCATGAGGCAATTAAAGGTTATGTAGGTTTTTTTTACCCTTCTTCCTTTTCCCCCCTCTGTCTGTAATTTTCCTTGTTTTTAATAGCCTTAagaaatttatttctaattataTATGTGCTGCCTTGAGGAAAGACGATGCTATTATGTTTTTCGCCCCCAAAAAACCGGTAGTAGATTGGATAACAAATTATGCAGTAAAATAGATAATGTTCAACAATAAGAAGATCCAATTGAGCAGGTGGAAGAGCCCATTTTTTATGCATTTCCAGTACAATCATTTGTTTGCCTCTGCTTCACTCGTATTGTGGTTTTCTCAAGGTACAAATCTTGATAAAGTTGATAAAATCAACAAGTTTAGAATTAACAAAAATAGATTAAGATGATATATGAAACCAAATGGAACTGTGGAAAATAGAGTAGGCTGTCCAATTGAATCCATGAAGAGATCTTCAATGAATTCAATTGAAGACTATAGTCAATCATCTAAGATAAATTCTTGGCAAATTAAAGTTAGAACATTAGCTTGAATAATTGATAAGAATCAAACCAACATAGTTAAGCGTTTAAGCGTGACAAGAAAGTGGGTACCTTTTTACAGTATGTAAACATAACATAGATGAGTTGTTTATGAATTCGATTTTCTTATTTATCCGGAGTCTACCTTAGTGATAAATATTTATCCTGTTTAATAACTACAGCAAGTGATTTAATTTATCAGATCACGCTGACAATTTTTCGCACCTTTTATCTTGAAGAGTGGATGCTGTTACTATTGAATTGACTCCTTGTGAATTTAATAAGTAAAATAATCATATAAAAAGTTTTACTATTAATATGTacttatataataatatttcttACAAGAACAAATTAAAAGCTTAAGTTTCTCAGTACATTAGCATATCTCTCAATTAAATAGATTATTTTGAGATTTACTAACATAAAAATCTATCAAATCCCACTAAAACAAAAAATAAGATAagctaaaaataaattaataacaagTAATGCAAATATTGACTTTAGGCAGTTAAGTAATCAAAGTTTTAGTCCaattcaatattcacattttaagGGATTAGATGGGTTGATTCAATTCCATctttaaaatgtattttttaagtgattttttaaTTGATGGATTAAATATTGTTCAATAAATTGTTAATACTTTAGATAAGGAAATTGTCTTTACACACAATTTTGGTGGTGGTTAGGGAGTGTGCACTCTTTTGGCACTTGATTGCTATTTCTATTTCTATATTTCTCAATAACTTCTCATTTTTGACAAATTGTTGACCAAAGTTATATCATCAGGTGACCTCAACTCCCATTATCACTTTCTCATTAACTCAATAAAAACTTAGTTGTAGCAAAGAAACAAAAGATGGtaaaaaaatcatgtaaaaagagTTCATAAATGAATATAGTCTAAAGTCAACATCTTTATTATTAAGTTATTGTTGGATCTAGTGCTTTAAGTGTGATATATTTGTTAGTGAATTTGTATTTTTGTtaaacagattggttaataaaataattcatggattatattaatataatttgtatAATTGTTTTCATGTGATTTTTTgtgcattaaaaaaaaaaagaaatattggctcactggttgtttaatatttaaactaatactaaatgCTATTACATGGTTGAATCATAATACCTTaagataaattatattaatagacgaacctaaacatgttctTAGTTTAATTGGAAATGAGTAAATTGATTGAAAAATTAATATGCTGCTTATCAAGTTCAATTAGGAAGATGTATTGTCTTGGACAACGGTTCGGATGACTTTCAGAAAATAGAGACATATATGTGATTGACAGTACATCGGATTGGATCCCAGAAAAATAGATCTTGAATCTGTTTacggatttattcacttgtaacaTTCAAAGTGTGACATACTTGAATCTTGAGTAGATGACGGATTACATAtgcgtgactcgtatactttgatataagtaaaagtctaagttcaaatagataaagaaTCGAAAGTTGGTGCGTTGGTTATActacttctgtagtatgtagtgtcattcaTAACATTGTGTCATTCACAACATTGTAAGTCATAGCTTGAGATATAGATAAATGATATTTTCTCATTAGCATTACATGGTTAATAAAAAGTAAATGTAGCCACGGAtcgttcgtctttgtgatgaatgaattgATTACTTTTTTATAGTAATTGGCTTTATATGAAAGAAGATATaatagttaccatgagataaaatatgatcatattggaAGAACAAATTTATTCCAAAGAGATTATGGATattctatgagggtaacacacttatgacaatgtcattggacgagcactgattaagttgctttcgtaatgatatgtcattagggaGAGCTCATTCATGACAGTAtaatggaatgatttcgtgattaaatgagtttataattaataggcaaaaagctagaatttaattaaaaattatttgagccctaatcaCATGTGTCCAATCGGTCCCTCCACTAGCTTGTTGAAGCCATAAATGAATTgaatgttgaatcaaatgaacaaaaatagatagaaatggtaaaaatggagaaatgagaaacatttggaaatgaatgtaggatTTTTCCAAAACGAACCTGaaaatgaatttatgattttcgaattaaatgaaattcgaaaatggaaataaatcattTAGTCATAGTGAATCtgttgaatgtagaaatattaaatatattttctcataatttttTTTACGGTAAATTCGTCATTATTTTAATAGAATTGggtttagaaaattatttaactGGGAAATTAATTTGagatgtttattttgggaaatagaaaaataaatatcgtattagatcaaattataaaatattgggttaaaattttagaaaatacttGTAATTAGACCCGATATGGGAGAGGCCAAAAAGCCAGATATGGAAGTtctttttttctatttgaaatagacTTCTACATATTAACTAGGTTTTCACCTCTTCtctctataaatagatggcactggtAGGACTAAat
This window of the Gossypium arboreum isolate Shixiya-1 chromosome 12, ASM2569848v2, whole genome shotgun sequence genome carries:
- the LOC108476783 gene encoding leucine-rich repeat extensin-like protein 3, coding for MEFRRHPPSPPPPDPFAPPPPPPPSRQDPFAPPPPHLYGAPPPPPPYYAAPPPPAPPHHHHPPGPPPPPHAFSPPPGPPPPPYFDPYRPPPPWNRPPPPY